A region from the Lolium perenne isolate Kyuss_39 chromosome 4, Kyuss_2.0, whole genome shotgun sequence genome encodes:
- the LOC127296452 gene encoding uncharacterized protein, which yields MATPRAGAAPPVTGDRYLNLLVRFVATHAGELLDGSLTLRLHPVGLHYVASRLDALRELEAVGAGAPVDYLRAYVADLGDHRALEQLRRILRLLTSLKVLAAGPARDPAPLSLLPFARLRVLELRGCDLSTSAARGLLDLRHTLESLVCHNSTDALRHVFVSRVMDVKDSPVWSRLSHVSCASNGLVLMDESLQLLPAVETLDLSRNQFAKVDNLRKCTKLRNLDLGFNHLRSVSSLNEVCSRVGKLVLRNNALTTIHGIENLKSLVGLDLSYNIISNFSELEILGSLSLLQNLWLEGNPICCARWYRARVFSLFHNSENLKLDDKGMNTQEYWEKQVLFASRQKLPAGYGFYFPAKDDHEDEETSNSMMKKISRLACIVEEERSLSDEGVDQQSSPRDSASSKKDEAAAADNDIKITSLISTAELMKKERSTDWLREFKEWMDEHMEDTEGDGLYGDFSNRNGRQNKQIKREKMHMESSKSVTDLAKTSEGGSSSNLLESELSFTEDACNGANGITTESLNEASAEQIDSKVHLNSVLPLPPLEFVGTPHSDSFSEVESSGRNLHTNGTHSSAISELIEPSPSLAYPSPHSPPQFKEDILRRRLFLEEEFLQSSGDFQCVGSLGSGSSCSDDSSGDLCSCNSEDDCVAVQTKMGLALNGQMASFPYADSDNEEMDGMEFSSREDIMSDCTAEDDLIFKDATEFGIKEPDYRSQRNGHLGQDSGHLVRQNGKQKFMKRILSTFKNHNGTKLGFLKANGGEVDEGVSVGANGHLSNDMSRSTSFKDQISEKHNSNILHENNLSIGADTVSCNTDRNKYKLIEDFFNMEVANNEESEICEQGACCGYMFQDGSVLVQREVALLRSSQNKLYVLLVDMAQDEQETLPRVLGCYRLEDLEKVMIGLGLQALRVHLADDTAHLFLTRTSKEAQDVLWLLNLFSFPQLTSGVSLQSWEKIQVKLLEKCISESLKMGIFLYSMLMFCKNDTEEESLAIRSLVVTEGSIFVCIENLHQFGCFPDDSHPPYFSIDECCSINSIKEVVVDRRDKKCLTLILDKHVHEGRSHSSTINSQSKQEDEICAIHTWKLKWFAEDTLLKFISVLKALYSAAAAASTLPVKCTS from the exons ATGGCGACGCCCCGCGCCGGGGCGGCCCCGCCGGTCACCGGCGACCGCTACCTCAACCTGCTGGTCCGCTTCGTCGCCACCCACGCGGGCGAGCTGCTCGACGGCTCCCTCACGCTGCGCCTCCACCCCGTCGGCCTCCACTACGTCGCCTCCCGCCTCGACGCGCTGCGCGAGCTCGAGGCCGTCGGCGCCGGCGCGCCCGTCGACTACCTCCGCGCCTACGTCGCCGACCTCGGCGACCACCGCGCGCTCGAGCAGCTCCGCCGGATCCTCCGCCTCCTCACCTCCCTCAAGGTCCTCGCCGCGGGGCCCGCCCGCGACCCGGCCCCGCTCTCGCTCCTGCCCTTCGCGCGACTCCGCGTGCTCGAGCTCCGGGGATGCGAcctctccacctccgccgccagggGCCTGCTCGACCTCCGACACACCCTCGAGAGCCTCGTCTGCCACAATTCCACG GATGCTCTTAGGCATGTATTCGTGAGTAGAGTGATGGATGTCAAGGACTCTCCTGTATGGAGTCGGCTTTCACATGTCTCATGTGCTTCTAATGGTCTGGTGCTCATGGACGAATCGTTGCAATTGTTACCTGCGGTTGAAACTCTTGATCTTAGTCGGAACCAGTTTGCAAAGGTGGATAATCTGCGGAAATGTACAAAGTTGCGAAATCTGGACCTTGGATTTAATCATTTGCGTTCTGTTTCATCCTTGAATGAG GTTTGCAGTCGAGTTGGCAAACTTGTACTGAGAAACAATGCTTTAACTACAATACATGGGATTGAAAATCTCAAGTCACTTGTAGGCCTTGATCTGTCTTACAACATCATATCAAATTTCTCAGAGTTGGAAATTCTTGGCAGCTTGTCTTTGCTACAGAACCTATGGCTGGAAGGCAACCCAATCTGCTGTGCTCGGTGGTATCGAGCACGTGTTTTTAGTCTCTTCCATAATTCAGAAAAT TTGAAGTTAGATGATAAAGGTATGAACACACAAGAATACTGGGAAAAGCAAGTATTGTTTGCAAGCAGACAAAAACTACCTGCTGGTTACGGATTTTATTTTCCTGCAAAAGATGATCATGAGGACGAAGAGACTTCAAATTCTATGATG AAAAAGATTTCCCGACTTGCATGTATTGTAGAGGAAGAGAGAAGTCTTAGCGATGAAGGTGTGGACCAGCAGTCTAGCCCCCGTGATAGTGCTAGTTCTAAGAAGGATGAAGCTGCCGCTGCTGATAATGACATAAAAATTACTTCTTTGATAAGTACAGCAGAATTGATGAAGAAAGAAAGATCCACTGATTGGCTGCGTGAATTTAAGGAGTGGATGGATGAACATATGGAGGACACAGAAGGTGACGGTCTTTATGGTGATTTTAGCAACAGAAATGGAAGGCAGAATAAACAAATCAAAAGAGAAAAAATGCACATGGAGAGCTCAAAGAGTGTCACAGACCTGGCAAAGACATCAGAAGGTGGTAGCAGCTCAAACCTTTTGGAGTCTGAATTGTCTTTCACAGAGGATGCATGTAATGGTGCTAATGGTATCACTACTGAATCCTTGAATGAGGCGAGTGCTGAGCAAATTGATTCAAAGGTGCACTTGAATTCTGTCCTACCGCTTCCTCCACTAGAATTTGTGGGCACCCCACATTCAGATTCTTTTTCGGAGGTGGAAAGTAGTGGTAGAAATTTGCATACAAATGGAACACACTCTAGTGCAATAAGCGAGTTGATAGAACCCAGTCCATCCTTGGCATATCCTAGTCCACATTCACCCCCACAATTTAAGGAAGACATTCTACGTCGTAGACTTTTTCTGGAGGAAGAATTTTTGCAGAGTTCGGGAGATTTCCAGTGTGTTGGTTCTCTTGGTAGTGGTAGCAGCTGCAGTGACGACTCTTCAGGTGATTTATGTTCATGCAATTCGGAAGATGATTGCGTAGCAGTCCAGACAAAAATGGGGCTTGCCCTCAATGGTCAAATGGCTTCATTTCCTTATGCAGACAGTGATAATGAGGAAATGGATGGGATGGAATTTTCTTCACGCGAGGATATTATGTCCGACTGTACAGCAGAAGATGACCTGATTTTTAAAGATGCCACAGAGTTTGGTATTAAGGAGCCAGATTACAGGAGCCAGAGGAATGGACATCTAGGTCAAGATTCAGGCCATTTGGTTAGACAAAATGGTAAGCAGAAGTTTATGAAGAGGATACTTTCTACTTTTAAGAATCATAATGGCACTAAACTAGGATTTCTGAAGGCTAATGGAGGTGAGGTGGATGAGGGGGTTTCAGTGGGTGCAAATGGTCATTTGAGCAACGACATGAGCAGAAGTACTAGTTTCAAGGATCAAATCTCAGAAAAACATAATTCAAATATCTTGCACGAGAACAACTTATCTATTGGTGCGGATACAGTTTCATGTAATACTGATAGGAACAAGTACAAGCTTATAGAGGATTTCTTTAATATGGAAGTCGCTAACAATGAAGAGTCTGAAATATGTGAACAAGGAGCTTGTTGTGGATACATGTTTCAAGATGGAAGCGTTTTAGTTCAAAG AGAAGTAGCCTTGTTGAGAAGTTCCCAAAATAAATTATATGTTCTGCTGGTTGATATGGCTCAAGATGAACAAG AAACCCTACCAAGAGTTTTGGGCTGCTATAGGCTTGAAGATCTGGAGAAAGTAATGATTGGGCTGGGTCTACAAGCACTAAG GGTACACTTGGCAGATGATACAGCTCATCTTTTCTTGACACGTACTTCGAAAGAAGCACAAGATGTGCTTTGGCTCTTAAATCTGTTCAGCTTTCCACAGTTAACTAGCGGGGTATCTTTGCAAAG TTGGGAGAAGATCCAAGTTAAATTGCTCGAGAAATGTATATCTGAAAGTTTGAAGATGGGAATATTTCTCTACTCCATGTTGATGTTCTGTAAGAACGACACCGAAG AGGAATCCCTAGCTATTAGATCCCTTGTTGTTACTGAAGGGTCAATATTTGTGTGCATTGAGAACCTACATCAGTTTGGTTGCTTTCCTGATGATTCTCATCCTCCATATTTTTCAATTGATGAATGCTGTTCAATCAACAGTATTAAAGAAGTG GTTGTGGATCGGCGTGACAAGAAATGCTTGACACTGATTTTGGACAAACATGTACATGAAGGAAGATCTCACAGTAGCACTATAAATTCACAGAGCAAGCAGGAAGATGAAATTTGCGCAATACATACATGGAAACTAAAGTGGTTCGCAGAAGACACACTTTTGAAGTTCATTTCTGTGCTTAAGGCTCTTTActctgcagcagcagcagcttcaACGTTACCTGTAAAGTGTACATCCTGA
- the LOC127296453 gene encoding G-type lectin S-receptor-like serine/threonine-protein kinase At2g19130 gives MLLLVFLLFSSLQLSTTKAIDTLALGQSLPWNETLVSEGGNFELGFFSPGNSGKHYVGIWYKKISKQTVVWVANREHPIVKPWTSRFMLSIHGELLLLTTPSDTLLWSSNASSRSPPSTTVATLQDDGNLVVRRSNATSSSGDVAWQSFDHPTDTWLPGARLGYDKGAGVHSFLTSWTDNENPAPGAFTMEIDTRGQPKFDLFAAAAGARNQYWTTGLWDGEVFANVPEMRSGYFAGFPYAPNGSVNFFTYRDRTTMMGVGNFMLDVNGQMRRRQWGETAGKWILFCSEPHDTCDVYGSCGPFGLCSNATSPACQCPAGFAPRSEQEWKLGNTASGCERRSLLECPKDGFLELPHAVQLPSGSSEAAGVRNGRDCERSCLKDCSCTAYVYDGTKCSMWKSELVNLRALSTDDQGGNPGIAGAVLHLRVARSEVPASSHTHSWKKSMAILGVVVAAVVVLLASIVIGVSMAVLLRKRRGKGKVTAVQGSLLLFDYNAVRTATRNFSEKLGSGSFGTVYRGTLPDATPVAVKKLDGLRQGEKQFRAEVVTLGVIQHVNLVRLRGFCSEGNKRALVYDYMANGSLDSYLFKTGGSAASDAKALSWGQRYTVALGVARGLAYLHEKCRECIIHCDIKPENILLDDEMGAKLADFGMAKLVGHDFSRVLTTMRGTLGYLAPEWLAGAPVTAKADVYSFGLVLFEIVSGRRNNAPTEKGGYGTYFPVHAAVCLHGGDAVRLLDERVAKDADMKELERVCRVACWCIQDEEGDRPTMGLVVQQLEGVADVALPPIPSRLYMLATANAGAGGGAQDEFYSENSTSSILAKGEE, from the coding sequence ATGCTCCTCCTTGTGTTCCTGCTCTTCTCCAGCCTACAGCTCTCCACGACGAAGGCCATCGACACCCTTGCTCTAGGCCAGTCTCTCCCATGGAACGAGACGCTGGTGTCCGAGGGTGGCAACTTCGAGCTCGGCTTCTTCTCCCCCGGCAACTCCGGCAAGCACTACGTCGGCATCTGGTACAAGAAGATCTCCAAGCAAACGGTGGTGTGGGTGGCGAACCGGGAGCACCCGATCGTCAAGCCGTGGACGTCCCGCTTCATGCTCAGCATCCACGGCGAGCTGCTACTCCTCACAACGCCGTCGGACACTTTGCTGTGGTCGTCTAACGCGTCCTCCCGTTCGCCCCCAAGCACCACCGTGGCCACGCTCCAGGACGACGGCAACCTCGTGGTGCGACGGAGCAACGCGACGTCGAGTTCCGGCGACGTGGCGTGGCAGAGCTTCGACCACCCCACCGACACCTGGCTCCCCGGGGCCAGGCTCGGCTACGACAAGGGGGCCGGCGTCCACAGCTTCCTCACGTCGTGGACGGACAACGAGAACCCAGCGCCCGGCGCGTTCACCATGGAGATCGACACGCGCGGGCAGCCCAAGTTCGACCTGTTCGCTGCTGCTGCCGGCGCGCGCAACCAGTACTGGACGACCGGCCTGTGGGACGGCGAGGTCTTCGCGAACGTGCCGGAGATGCGGTCCGGCTACTTCGCTGGGTTCCCCTACGCGCCGAACGGCAGTGTCAACTTCTTCACCTACCGCGACCGGACCACGATGATGGGCGTCGGCAACTTCATGCTGGACGTCAACGGGCAGATGCGGCGGCGCCAGTGGGGCGAGACGGCCGGAAAGTGGATTCTCTTCTGCTCGGAGCCGCACGACACCTGCGACGTCTACGGCTCGTGCGGCCCCTTTGGGTTATGCAGCAACGCCACCAGCCCCGCGTGCCAGTGCCCCGCCGGCTTCGCGCCGCGGTCGGAGCAAGAATGGAAACTGGGTAACACCGCCTCCGGGTGCGAGAGGAGGAGCCTGCTCGAGTGTCCCAAAGACGGCTTCCTGGAGCTTCCGCACGCCGTGCAGCTGCCCAGTGGCTCGTCCGAGGCCGCCGGAGTTAGGAACGGCAGGGACTGCGAGCGCTCCTGCTTGAAAGATTGCTCCTGCACCGCGTACGTTTACGATGGAACCAAATGCTCGATGTGGAAGAGCGAGCTCGTTAACTTGAGGGCACTCTCGACTGACGACCAAGGCGGTAATCCTGGCATCGCCGGAGCTGTTCTTCACCTCCGCGTCGCGCGCTCGGAGGTGCCGGCGTCGTCGCATACGCATTCGTGGAAGAAATCGATGGCGATCCTCGGGGTCGTAGTTGCggccgtggtggtgctgctggCAAGCATTGTGATCGGGGTGTCCATGGCGGTGTTGCTGCGGAAGCGTCGGGGGAAGGGGAAGGTGACGGCGGTGCAGGGCTCTTTGCTGCTGTTCGACTACAACGCCGTGAGGACCGCGACGAGGAACTTCTCGGAGAAGCTCGGGAGCGGGAGCTTCGGCACGGTGTACAGGGGCACGCTGCCGGACGCGACGCCGGTGGCTGTGAAGAAGCTGGACGGGTTACGGCAGGGCGAGAAGCAGTTCCGGGCCGAGGTGGTCACCCTCGGCGTGATCCAGCACGTCAACCTCGTCCGCCTCCGTGGCTTCTGCTCCGAGGGGAACAAGAGGGCGCTCGTGTACGACTACATGGCCAACGGATCACTGGACTCGTACCTGTTCAAGACCGGCGGCTCGGCGGCCTCGGACGCCAAGGCGTTGAGCTGGGGGCAGAGGTACACCGTCGCGCTGGGCGTGGCCAGGGGCCTGGCGTACCTGCACGAGAAGTGCCGCGAGTGCATCATACACTGCGACATCAAGCCGGAGAACATCCTCCTGGACGACGAAATgggcgccaagctcgccgacttCGGCATGGCCAAGCTCGTCGGCCACGACTTCAGCCGCGTCCTCACCACCATGCGCGGGACGCTCGGGTACCTCGCGCCTGAGTGGCTCGCCGGCGCGCCGGTCACCGCCAAGGCCGACGTCTACAGCTTTGGCCTCGTGCTGTTCGAGATCGTCTCTGGCCGGCGCAACAACGCGCCGACGGAGAAAGGAGGCTACGGGACGTACTTTCCGGTGCACGCCGCCGTCTGCTTGCACGGCGGCGACGCGGTCAGGCTGCTCGACGAGAGGGTGGCCAAGGATGCGGACATGAAGGAACTCGAGAGGGTCTGTCGTGTTGCCTGCTGGTGCATCCAGGACGAGGAAGGCGACCGGCCGACAATGGGACTCGTCGTGCAGCAGCTTGAAGGAGTCGCCGATGTCGCCTTGCCGCCGATCCCCTCACGGCTCTACATGCTGGCAACGGCGAACGCAGGCGCCGGTGGAGGTGCACAGGATGAATTTTATTCAGAGAATAGTACTAGTAGCATATTAGCAAAAGGAGAAGAGTAA